The segment atggaaagttaaaaccacactttgtaatattctccatagagacagatatgtttttgtgcCATACAGTTTAAGATTATAGGTAAAGAAACTAGCAGGAAGAAGCCCTCCTctaagccaatcaggagtgaggtttgtggagatgcaagtctacTTGGAGTAAAGAcatatgtgtttatatatttttcagtgctataaaaacatctattttttggctaaagtgttacatactgtggctttaaatagtTGTGTTTCATGTTTCTTTGTTTCAGGTGCGGGTGCTGAGTTTGTGGAGTAGGTCGGAGGAGATGAATGAGACCAGGCTTGAGCTAAAGCAGCCATTTTCACCCAAACTTCGCCGTGTCTCTTTGTCCTCTTTGTCTCAGAGCTTAGAGAGAGAGCAGCGCCACAGCCAGCAGGTCAGACCCATGCTCATGTTTCTGTGAATGTGTTCTGGTTGGAAACAGGCAGAATGGCAGAAGGACTGAAATTGTGCAAATCTTAAAGCGGGGGTATTATACAAGatcaacttttttgagctttctaccgtgttataatgttgttccctcatcaaaaatgtgcctgaagaagtttcagatgtcatccatgcatgagtaaattagcaatctctcctgggccctattcgaaccctccttatggttagttttaagatttgtccagtgctccgcccacaagcctatgtcacccctgctcccacacgacaattctccataattaaacaaaaacatgatacaaaattctacacagcaacttgacaaactcgatgagatatgcagtagtttcattagcaggatacacactgtaatgtgatagctctctgaagggggagtaacttagcgcaaggagcaaagggagggaagctatctggaggagtaaagggaggagtgagggaggaggagagtctgggggtataaagaacagtgtgatcGGTCCACCCAGTATCCATACTCTGCCCCTGCAGttaggtgtttgtaatcagaaacacctggctgtaatcagggcagtcttttgttaTGTCATCAACTACTtcaaattgcagaggccactgaaagcagcatgtaattgtgaaggaagtgattgcagaccaggtagagagttgaaagaagtttatctgatcagatgaatgaagtcacagacagcaggcacatgtgtTAGATTTCAAGGGAGTTTTTCcagtactatctatagaaggctggtcctataaagacttaactcattttacatactgtccataTAAGGTCATACATAGATATGcagttagctgtttacagtaagGTAGAATACTTCACTAAAAGATttttgcagtcactgaaaagatgtattacaaggcctcttgtcaacctgaagatgaagagctgtgtcatgtgaccagagtAGCAGGTTTCAGTGTAGACGTTGAAATAAGTATATGTCACATTCTTATTGAGAAACAAGTTTATCTCAATGTTTTGTagcacacagtattcaacacaaagtttaagaataaaacaaataaaacaaaaatctgactTTCACAGCACAAACTTAAAATTAGGCTTTTTCTGACCTGAAAGCTACAAAAGAACCTTGTTTGTGCTTAAGTTGCAAAAACAGCTCTGCAGATTACTCTACAGACATACAGATGTATTATTGTGACTGACTGTTGCAGATGCTGTTATTATGGGATGGCTCAGTCAATGTGTCTCTGGACCTTCACAGACAGTTGCAGCACAattccagcagggggcaggcgTGTGCAGTTTTCTCCTCACAGGTGGGTCAGATCCCTTGGTCGGATTTGGATCTGTTGTTTATGGTCATACACTGTTTTATGTTATGGGTCTATGGTTCTGTAGGCATTTCCATCTCCTGTCAAAGGCTGTGTGTCTGCAGCTCAAGAGGGCCACTCATATTCTCAGAATGCAGAGTTACGATGGGACAACAGGAGCGTGAAGCAAGCCATCAAGTATCAGGTAAGGCAAAGCTTAAATgtattgaaatgaaatgaaaaaactcctgtattcaagatgctCCggtctacccccgttttcacctccaccgtacaagcccactgtgacatacacacttccttctccaagtgtatttttttaatcagtgatacgtgtaggattcggtAGCGTTATCTAGTAATTTTAgcacaaatgttaaaatatttgcTGCGTGCTAGTGTGATGTACAGCGAGGGGGACTGACAGTATGCTGTGCTTTGTAGTAATGGGGCAGACAGGAATTAACTCCCATTGGGCTCTGGAATTTTCAGacccagaggtcagaggtcttATTTCttctattaagtcattttagattaatattgtgatttaaaatatgctATATAATATGATGATCcacggatgtcatagattataactacagagcagacacaagcacaatatttctttttaattgGAAAGCATCTGATACTACTTTCCCTTTAACTCTGGCCAACTgtttgcagaggtgggtagtactactttacttgagtaactttttaaataaattctggttttcagagtacttttctactaCTTCTTTTGTAATATATacattgaagtaacagtactcttacatgagtaaatgtgactcttcccactgtgagtaagtctacaagttttatgttgacaatatgaaatgatttgctccttcagatatggtttagtttgtctcatttttgtgtccatATTTTGTGCAGAATTTAATGTATAAATCAGATTTTACTTCTCAACAGTTGCTCTTAGTTacacttacttgagtagttgttttcccaaatacttttttacttgtacttgagtaatttcttggaccagtACTtcgtacttctacttgagtaatattattttgaagtaatgttactcagCTCTGACTGTCTCACTCACTCATCTGCCTCTTGCTCTGTGGTttgcagagaggagacagaggagagcacAGTCTGCAGGTGAACGTGTGGCTGGAgcgtgtctctcctcctccctgctcgtCTCACTCTCTTCTGGCCAAAATACAAACCAACCTCAGGGATAGACTGGACCACACTGTGTCCCTGAGCATCTGTCCTTCTCAACCTGTGAGTCAAAGCTGCTATTCTCATGACTACAGTATAACACAGGTCCAAATGCACTTCACATgcataactaaaacaaaaaaatatgttttaaattaaaggtaaTAGAAGTAATAGATAGCTTAATAGAAAATGGCCAGATTTGTGCTGCTACCACATATAGacattataatgttgatttattcttaattacaaaaacattggacatgaggccaagttgtttgttataatttgatgtttttttctcaagacgattatataatcagaaagcagaatgagccccacgcatctcatttgagttgccagtttcaatgctaaaatccaattggtttgaacctaaaatgcctctctctgatctgaatggtcactacctaaaccccagcacctgcagccaattatgaatcagtgctagtgcagcctctgcagctcagtgagtgaattctggaatttctgagctttcacatgaggcctgtccataaactgagaatgagacaaacttggatgtgtgatgtgtgtgatctGTTTGATGTGTGTGGTCTGTGTGATTTGTGTGACCTGTGTGATCTGGGTGGtctgtgtaatgtgtaatgtgtgtgatCTTTGTGCAGGGTGTGTCGTGGTCGGGCACACACAGAGTCAGGTCAGGAGAGGAGCTTTTCTTTACTCAGTCCCGTTTGTCACtgacacagcgcccccttcagtGCAGTGTCACCATAGCCCTCACCAACTCCTCGTCTGCTAACAGAAGCAACATCTCGCTCTTCTCAGAGGTAAACAAAACTCatttatatgaaatttgttAGTCATTCGAGGCGCATGAGGTCATTCTGTTAGGTAGCCTAAAGCAATATAAAGTGTACCATTGaaagggcctatattgcactatttttgatctatgttataatggtgtttcctcatcacaaacagacctacagttatgttttgtttcattcacacgtttaacacacaaaccctgcatattcaggcTGTTCTctcaaaatggaaaacactgttcctgtattaccacatgacatcaaaaggtggacgAGTgtggaagtgcttcactgtgtttttaaactccacacaccttcactaaaatcattttgatcattttagttAGTCAAACTTTGACGTTAGAGCTCTTGTTTTAGCCTCATCGAAACTGCTGCATTTCTTGACCAGCAGATGTTAGAGACTTTCTACTGACAATctcatgtgaatgaaacaaaaaaaatctaaaattaaagccgcaagcggcgatgatggccctcgccctcCGCGCGAcggcccggggccggccactgCCCCCGGCCCTCGCCCTccgcgcgaccgcccggggccggccactgCCCCCACACATTATTTTCCCCACCCGGCCACCCCCCGGCCGCTATccaccccccttcacacagtttttaTATATGTGTGGCCATGGCAATATAATGGTGGTCCACGGCTTTGAACCGgtaacctcgtgcacaatacaggtatggtgtaatggacttttttgccccatttgaggtccacaatgatctcaccaactttcatgccaatcggacaaaggtACTGGTACGAATTTCATCAAAATCTGAGTCGGGCCTCCCTATTAAATTGAACATCTcaaattttctaggtggcgctgttgagCCGTTGTGCTTCGGACATTGtcgcgatgccaattttatgaaatttttcgccgagccggtcgatcctatacctatatgtgggacttttcgtcgatgttcagggggtgaaaaatgcgatcgTTTGggcggaaaaataataatatgaaaaaaaagagcCCTAACCCAGCAAGAACAATGCCCCCCGCCATCACTTCTTGAGCGGACTGCCAAAAATAAACCCAGCAAGAACAGATCATCAGAAGAACAAACCACTCACACTGAGTGACGGGCCAATTACAGGAAATGCAACaggaacccccccccccacacacacacacgactgcCCAGGGCCGGCCactgcccccacgcaccattccCCCCGCCCGGCCACCCCCCGTCCGTTATCCACCCCCCTTCAGAAAGATTTTATAAAATTGGAATGggaaaaatgtcccatgccccctgactcgacggtgCCACCTAAAATTTGACCCTTATGGGAGAGGAGGCTGGTTAACTTTGGAATACACTAACAAAAATCAGAGCAGTGATAGGGCACAGTGAGACgagcataaaaaaaaatcaaaacactgcTCTATGATGGACAGGAAGTCGACCATATTGGATTGAACTTGATTGCGTAAGTGGCAACGCCAATAATAGCAACAAACTGCGGAAAGGCCTCTCACGAAGTGGCCAATTACAGGAAATGTAACAGGAACCTGTGAAAAGGTTAAGTGCTACATCTGAAAAGACATCTGCTGTGAAAAGTACAAATGTACATGTACAAAGTTCTGCGCACGCTATTACTATAATGACTGTATAAGTAGACTTGTACAGTGTATGTCAATGGCTAGTCGAATTACCATTACAACCTCatgcataatacaggtatggtgtatttgacttttttgccccttttgaagtccacaattatctccccaagtttcatgccaatcggacaaagttgtgtcttttaagtgtactgtagggggcgctatagaggtcactggccacctgctcattatggttctctattcacagtttaatTCTGCATAAGTGGTTAGAATTTGAGctctttaggctgatccatgtgtctgtgagagggaatcaaatatgcaggaaagcagtcatattttgacagtgtgctgtgcataaaccagaaagaatattcccaaaacgtggatgtttattgacaataatcatgtgtacatgctgtatgtggagtttgagataacttggatgaaaaacctaggactagatggtttcatttgcacttaagtgAAAGTTTCAATCCAATGATGAAGTCATACTTTGAGGGCCTGCTACATGTAAACcataaaaaatatccacaaaacgtggatgattattgacaaataacatgtgtacatgctgtatgtggaatttgaggtaatttggatgaaaaacctaggactagaaaGGTTTCACGTATGTGAAAGTGGTTTGGGAATTTCTATTCAATAATTAACTAACTTTTGATGGTGAGCTACACCAAAACCATAATGAATAtttccaaaacgtggatgattattgatgaACAACATCTAtagatgtggcatgtggagtttgagctcattcggatgaaaaacctaggagtagatatgattcatagacatgcagGTCAAAGTTCCATGGGAATATATTTTCAATTAATtacgcccctggtggccaatcGTTGAAAATACCCCAtgaccataatgtaattttttggttCTTTTCATAGTACCAATTGATTCTAttcccccatgtgagacttttcgtgaatgttcagggggtgaaaaatgcgattgttttggcggaaaaacgaagaacaatgttaatatgcagtgtggccctgggctgtgtggccctgactccatatgagaggggtctgtggctttttTAAACTCAGTGATGCTGATTGTGGCTTTGTACtaccacacacactgatcatgAATAAGACACATGTTTCATCTCAGTACactgtgtgttttctttggtGTGACTCTAAAGTCCAGGTTTGGGAACTGGTCCATTGAAGTGGGGGGCACGGCTCAGACTTGGACTAGAGGCTCCAGCATCGCACTACAAGCCCGAGTGGACAGGAAGGAGAAGGTGTGGCTCAACGGCACGATTATTGGAAGATGTCTTCAGACCACAGCGGGTTTTATGAATGGTAAATATGGTAAACACATGAGGGTTTTACACAGCTTCAAGTGCATAAAGTTAAAGTTGGAcaactcattttactaaaacacatttaacatcaTTATACTTAAGATTTTGCTAGTATAGTTACACTTTTTTCCAAGTTTGGCTATTTTTTAGGTAAAAAAATTTACTTcttggttggaaatcatgacatcacactagggatTTTGATAACTGTTACCTAGAAACCATGTTGTACAGCAggccaaaactcctctaatgcACACAGAAATTATtgtttgataaataaaatattaataaaacacctttattttgtcagTTTAAAGTAAATGGTGCAaaacttttggacagaattctcccAGTGTAACGTCATCAGTGTGTTTAGAACTCTTTACGTCCCGCAatattcaacatatttttcaagtttACCTCGCAAATTGCTTCTTGATGTGTGTATAACTATATACTTTGGTGGGATAGTGTTTGGTGAGATTCTCtcatttgtaaatataaatgagagAATCATAAAAACCTCATACACACTAAATCCAGCTGTTGCAGGTGTAGGCCGACCTGAGGACAtccgtgtgagtgtgtgcgtgggGAGAGAGCACAGTGTCTCTGTGCTCGTGGAGCAGAGCGACCGCAGCAATGCAGCACCACCattggtcagtgtctctgtggaaccagccaatcagaggctgGCCCTCAAAGCACATGGCTGTGTGGAGAGCTTCATTTCATTGGAGGTATCAGTAACAGCTCACATGTCATACTTATCAGAGGTGGGGAGCTGAAAATTGTACTCatgtaagagtaacgttacttcaaaataatattactattgcttgaataatttcttggaccGCTACTTTGTTCTTATActagtaagagtaaaaaggtatttgagaaaagtactgctcaagtaagagtaactttaagagtaactgtcaagatgtaacatctgatttataatttgaagttagtgtagtttgaagggcaaacattaaataatgcacaaaatgtggtCTTTTCAAACAGATACAACAATTAGGCAAACCAAATCATCTCTAAAGGAgcagcaagaaacacaaatgttcaaatcatttcattttgtcaacatAGAGCTAAAGTCACTTTTCGACTTACTCACGGTGGGAAGagaaaccacaacttttactcatgtgctgttacttcaataaaaatattactcaagtaagaatcaAAGTattctgctagaaaagtactctgaaatacagtacagtttattttaaaatgtaaatgtaactgagtactacccatctTTGATTGAATTAATTAATCATCGGATTTATACAGCTTCTTTCATGacacaaagcactttacagagcattattcattcactccacactcaatGCCAATGTGTGTCATCGGCTCTTCTGACCGCCACCaatgcactcacacacacactcaccacttactaggcaatgtgggttaaatgtcttgcttaaagacacaacaacagtttctgCCACTGGCGTCCCACTAGGACCTGGTATGGCACATGGTATACCCGGctccatccaagtactaaccaggcccagcccagcttagcttctgaaatctgacaagatcaggctttgactgTCATTATAGAGCATATAATGTTGTTGGGTGAATGAATAGACCTGAATGTATCCTTTACTTTGCAGGCACAGGTTGAGTACTGGAGCTCTCAGATGAAAGCCAAGCTGCGGGAGAAGGTCAAAGCACTGCAGTATCTTCTGAATGAGTTCAGACGACAGGTGAGGAGATAATAAGCCCTTCATTAAACAGGCGGTATTctgatatatatatgtatgtgtatatatataggtatgtatatatatatatatgtatgtatgtatatatatatatatatatatatatatatatatatatatatatatatatatatatatatatatatatatatatatatatatataataccaTGTTATAAGATcattctcatcaaaaacgtggcgtggagagcaaagggaggggggacagatagatataaggcagtggccacgaGCATTTCCACAGACGTTATACttacttataaaacatgttaatacattgttttggatgaatatagcatttcagataaaaggtaacatggtgattcaAATTTGTTGtctttaaccatagactgtagactgCGTACATAAACCTTGTTTTCCATTGACTCGCTTTGGAGCAGATCAGTTTGATATGAGAGTGTCTCCATTGTTAACAGTGAACCATACCGCCTCGTTTGAGGAGGATACTAGCTCCCACAAGGGTCTGGtctcactgtctcactgtaaGGAGGAGCTAAGTAAAGTGAGATGCTTGGACAAGAGAGAACACAGACTCAggtgaaaacaaaacagcaaaccCACTCCAAACGGCCCCAAGCAAGCCATGCCAGTGGAAAAGGCGACACAGTCTatgccctcacacacactgagatGGTTTATTGTACTCACAAGTGTGTTTACCTGCTGCTGTAactcgtgtgtgtgtcctcagtCTCAGGAGAGTGCCTTTGCTCAGCACTACAGCACAGTGTGTTTGAGTGCGTTGGGCAGACTGGAGGCGCTGCTGTCTTCAGTGGCATTTGTGGGGTGGCACAGAAGCACATCTCGCCGTTTCCTCACTGAAAACGTCCCACAGTTTGTGAGTCTGCTGCAGCACGCCTCTCTGCTCGGACAGCACGAGCTACGCAGTGAGTCACCCTCTTCTGTTCTGTGCCAGAGGAGCTAATCAAACATGTCTCAAAAAATACATGTTCTATACTATTCACTTTTCACAGTGTTTGAATCCAAAACATTGAAGCTCATTCTATGCTTTTGTTTTGACCACCCCTTAGGACCCCTTGCTACCCTGGCAGCCGTGTATCAGGATGTGAGGGGCCAGCGGCTGGAGGCTCAGTGGGGGGAGGCGGTGTCCATGTGGACAGAGAGTGTGGGGGAGATGGTCACGGTACACAACCATCAgttcctgtctctgctccagctctGTGGCACTGCAGTCAGGATCACTGGAGATGTGGTAAACTTCTCTACACTTTTCCCCTGAGATTTGGTTTGGACTGCGGATTCAGTAAAAACATattcttaaagctaccatctgtaggtttatttgatttttttcaccagtaaatTGCAGATCTTTTCCCACCTGgcctctcccctcacctggcatCTATCCCTCACttttcccctccccctctccccacctggcctttgttcaggctctcctgtgctctctgttcttatttatttattggtttatttgacagggacagtgtacattaatagcattgctgcaaatgcaccagaatttgCCAAAAGGCTATATATCTGGTACACTATCAGACAGAAGTGATGTAGAGATAGATCAAGCATCTAGTCGTGATAtttgagaatacaacaggggcggTTAGTCTAAGTACAAACTGGGACTTTAAGAAAACTGATGACCACAGCCCTGTTTAACCACAGTCCTATGACTGTCTACAGGGATGCAGTGCTTGTGTCTGATTATCACTACTGAACATTTGTGAATTGAGTCAGTTTTTTAACTGTCAGGGGTCCACCCTACACTGTCGTGTCAAACCACCTGAGACTCTCTTCTATGGCTCTGTCAAACATGTCTTTAGAATAACTACATCACTAAGTCTATCATGGGGATGAGtataatgtttatttgtataaaacgTGTCATAGGTAAGGTCCTCGTCTGTCTCCTTTGTCTCAGTGAAATGTGTTGTATAACTCCAAAGCTGTTTAGTGTGTTTGTCTTGTTGTCCAGGTGGGTCAGCAGTCATACCAGTGGCTGGAGAGCAGACTGGCCCTGGCTCTCTCTGGAGTCCGAAAGCGACTCTCCTCTGTGTACAGATTCAGCCCCAGGTACAGCACCTGTCTGAGACTTTACACTCAGGATAACATCTATGTATTCTAGACGTTCACCTGCTACATTTAGTAGTATGTAGAAACCACTGTGGCATGGTACTGCTATTTTTATCTCAGTGTACAGATGTGCCCCATGTTGTTTTTAGGGAGTGCTCTGTGTCCATCTCTGTGCCCCTGCCTCGGCTGCACTGGCCCGGGACAGACAAGTCAGATCTGGTGCAGGGCGTCCTGGAGGAGTGGCTCTTTAGACCACTGCAGTCTCTGGCCTCCATCAGACCTGCTGCTGAGTTCTATCGCCTCAAAAGGAGAACCATGGACAGCCCCTTCACATGTAAGTCACATACACGAACAGTCAGAGGTTTGGACTCACTCTTTcattatgtttcttctttatttccatgattgtttacactgtagattctcagcatcaaaactatgaatgacacatgtgaatgtagtaaacaaaatagactcaaaataactcagaacttttttttatattttagacagTCTTTACCCTTTACTTATATCACTGCTTTGCTCTTTTGGCATTTTTTGACCCTGACGCAGCACagttgtgaagtgaaa is part of the Periophthalmus magnuspinnatus isolate fPerMag1 chromosome 16, fPerMag1.2.pri, whole genome shotgun sequence genome and harbors:
- the LOC129456890 gene encoding uncharacterized protein LOC129456890, giving the protein MMALALRATARGRPLPPALALRATARGRPLPPHIIFPTRPPPGRYPPPFTQFLYMCGHGNIMVVHGFEPVTSCTIQSRFGNWSIEVGGTAQTWTRGSSIALQARVDRKEKVWLNGTIIGRCLQTTAGFMNGVGRPEDIRVSVCVGREHSVSVLVEQSDRSNAAPPLVSVSVEPANQRLALKAHGCVESFISLEAQVEYWSSQMKAKLREKVKALQYLLNEFRRQSQESAFAQHYSTVCLSALGRLEALLSSVAFVGWHRSTSRRFLTENVPQFVSLLQHASLLGQHELRRPLATLAAVYQDVRGQRLEAQWGEAVSMWTESVGEMVTVHNHQFLSLLQLCGTAVRITGDVVGQQSYQWLESRLALALSGVRKRLSSVYRFSPRECSVSISVPLPRLHWPGTDKSDLVQGVLEEWLFRPLQSLASIRPAAEFYRLKRRTMDSPFTYQALLVSDLFVVTYDGHILELPHSCPLLLAHSLTAHPSFSLMLNPDSSSFVLIKMNNHSISIQQNGQVRVDCHSLVSNTFLFDGVSVERTAKVVEVTNQNGVSVSCDLWTELCSLTLDGWLHGTSAGLMGTNDNEAGNDLILPNGSYAANHRSLIYSWKMSPECSEAPVLKGQSVSTVIAPLSCEHLFSSLDSPLSVCFRVVDPSAFLSVCRSSPRRAAACHLASAFSHVCNQNYVPLETPVQCRLQLRRGHTHSS